One genomic segment of Nodularia sp. LEGE 06071 includes these proteins:
- a CDS encoding DUF4282 domain-containing protein has translation MAKNKSFFTVLLDFSFSEFITPRIIGILYALAIFFSAITALGMIIGSFSRGFLPGILGVLIVPIGLLFYVVLIRVGLEGFIVAFRTADNTNRTADNTESLRHP, from the coding sequence ATGGCTAAAAATAAAAGCTTTTTTACAGTGCTGTTAGATTTTTCTTTTTCGGAATTTATTACTCCGAGAATCATTGGTATTCTTTATGCTTTAGCGATATTTTTCTCTGCAATAACTGCTCTGGGTATGATTATAGGTAGTTTTAGTCGAGGATTTTTACCTGGTATTTTGGGCGTATTAATTGTGCCAATAGGTCTGTTGTTTTACGTAGTATTAATCAGAGTTGGGCTAGAGGGTTTCATTGTGGCATTTCGGACAGCAGATAATACCAATCGCACAGCAGATAATACAGAAAGTCTCAGACATCCGTAA
- a CDS encoding 4-Cys prefix domain-containing protein, whose translation MSLCINPACPQPHYPDNQDRFCKSCGSPLELLGCYRVISLLSDQNGFSKVYAANEQNTPKILKVLNQELSNDAEAVELFCQEASLLEHLNHPDVPPFEGYFQYQTRNNLVLHCIVMEKIDQPHLDDWLHQQHRLISPAESVDWLKQLIPVNVGTSSQTNVTFSTSAKHSEKVPLTALFTALLVSIALLSLTAFATLSPKFATLATSTQSPQRKGTVDYFPYEVGMDSQGKIAQFNIAVLSVKYKWLAGSNFQVQYHDQIISLDVLKLKLEQGGIQQIMAEPREIISVGMAVCGDNPDVQPGIALERAQQVQRLATQLFSNTSSVQGYRLLNLGQFSGSNCQENQDLTAYQGSVMIIGVKPESSDVIIDEALRDRLENKPFADFNLKNYSLGSGESFKTILGN comes from the coding sequence ATGAGCCTTTGTATTAATCCAGCTTGTCCTCAACCCCATTACCCAGATAATCAAGACCGTTTTTGTAAAAGTTGTGGTTCCCCATTGGAATTGCTAGGATGTTATCGGGTGATCAGTTTGTTGAGTGACCAAAATGGTTTTAGCAAAGTCTATGCAGCTAATGAACAAAATACACCCAAAATCCTCAAGGTACTCAATCAAGAGCTATCAAATGACGCTGAAGCAGTAGAACTGTTTTGCCAAGAAGCATCACTTTTAGAACATCTAAATCATCCAGACGTTCCCCCATTTGAGGGCTATTTTCAGTATCAAACTAGAAATAATTTGGTTCTGCACTGCATTGTCATGGAAAAAATTGACCAGCCTCACTTGGATGATTGGCTACACCAGCAACATCGCCTGATTTCTCCAGCAGAATCTGTAGACTGGTTAAAACAATTGATCCCGGTAAATGTGGGAACGAGTTCTCAAACTAATGTAACTTTTTCCACATCAGCAAAGCATTCCGAAAAAGTACCTCTAACAGCCCTATTCACAGCCCTGTTAGTTTCTATCGCTTTACTCAGTTTGACAGCTTTCGCCACACTTTCGCCCAAGTTTGCGACTTTGGCAACATCAACACAATCACCCCAAAGAAAAGGTACGGTTGATTACTTTCCTTACGAAGTAGGTATGGATAGTCAAGGTAAAATTGCCCAGTTTAATATAGCTGTTTTGTCAGTAAAATATAAATGGCTGGCTGGGAGTAATTTTCAAGTTCAATATCATGATCAAATTATTAGTCTTGATGTTTTAAAGTTGAAATTAGAACAGGGCGGTATACAGCAAATAATGGCAGAACCTAGAGAAATTATCTCTGTAGGTATGGCGGTTTGTGGGGATAACCCAGACGTTCAACCAGGTATAGCTTTAGAACGCGCTCAACAAGTTCAACGTTTAGCAACACAATTATTTAGCAATACATCCAGTGTTCAAGGCTATCGCTTATTAAATCTGGGTCAATTTTCCGGAAGTAATTGTCAGGAGAATCAGGATTTAACTGCATACCAAGGAAGTGTGATGATTATTGGTGTTAAACCAGAATCATCAGATGTAATTATAGATGAAGCTTTACGAGATAGGTTAGAAAATAAACCTTTTGCTGATTTTAATTTAAAGAATTATTCTTTGGGGTCGGGGGAAAGTTTTAAAACTATACTTGGTAATTAA
- a CDS encoding alpha/beta fold hydrolase, with product MPLRQTLSKADIELSYLEWKQGEEPLLLLHGLADNALVWSRLGDDLAADYHIVAPDMRGHGDSSKPENDYSFESAIADLEALMDHLGWSSAHVVSHSWTGKLAAIWARKNPERLRSMILVDPIFIWKMPSLLRLTFPLLYRFLSFLKGMGPFASYAEAEAQARQLNQYQGWTTLQQQVFQAGIEQKPDGSWGSKFTIAARDRIFADVMCVPGFIYPLDTPALFVQPEKGLNRQNWQIKPYKTYLKNYHFCQVPGNHWPFLTQPEAFNRTVAAFLAECK from the coding sequence ATGCCTTTACGTCAAACGTTATCAAAAGCTGATATCGAACTTTCCTATTTAGAGTGGAAGCAAGGTGAAGAACCTTTACTGCTGTTACACGGTTTAGCTGATAACGCTCTCGTTTGGTCTCGCTTGGGAGATGACCTCGCCGCAGACTATCACATAGTTGCACCAGATATGCGTGGTCATGGTGACAGCAGTAAGCCGGAAAATGATTATAGCTTTGAAAGTGCGATCGCTGACCTAGAAGCCCTTATGGATCATCTGGGATGGTCTTCAGCCCATGTTGTGAGTCACTCGTGGACAGGGAAACTAGCCGCTATCTGGGCTAGAAAAAATCCAGAACGTTTACGCAGTATGATTCTGGTTGATCCGATTTTCATTTGGAAAATGCCTAGCTTATTGCGGTTAACGTTCCCCTTGTTGTACCGTTTCTTATCTTTCCTCAAAGGTATGGGTCCCTTTGCTAGTTACGCAGAAGCCGAAGCACAAGCACGTCAGTTAAATCAATATCAAGGATGGACTACCTTACAACAGCAAGTATTTCAAGCCGGAATTGAACAAAAACCCGATGGTAGTTGGGGTAGTAAATTCACTATAGCCGCCCGCGATCGCATTTTTGCAGACGTGATGTGTGTACCTGGTTTTATTTACCCTCTTGATACCCCGGCGCTATTTGTACAGCCCGAAAAAGGTCTGAACCGTCAAAATTGGCAAATCAAACCTTACAAAACCTACCTGAAAAATTACCATTTCTGCCAAGTTCCCGGTAATCATTGGCCATTTTTGACTCAACCTGAAGCATTTAACCGGACTGTAGCAGCATTTTTAGCAGAATGTAAGTAA